One genomic region from Microcystis panniformis FACHB-1757 encodes:
- a CDS encoding type II toxin-antitoxin system VapC family toxin has product MAYLFDTDAISEMLRKRPLLDYLQWLRSLDRENQYTSSITIAELYKGAFRSPKRNHFLEKIETRIIPEFTILPFDRLTAKIYGEIQAQLEQQGNILAHADLQIASTAIQSNLELVTGNIQHFARVEALRINYTLVHARASSENVQS; this is encoded by the coding sequence ATGGCTTATCTCTTTGATACCGATGCTATTTCAGAGATGTTACGCAAGCGCCCGCTACTGGACTATCTGCAATGGTTACGATCGCTCGATCGAGAAAATCAATATACTAGCAGTATCACGATCGCCGAACTATATAAAGGTGCGTTCCGTTCCCCCAAGCGCAATCATTTTCTGGAAAAAATCGAAACGAGAATTATCCCCGAATTCACGATCCTGCCATTCGATCGCTTGACAGCGAAAATTTACGGAGAAATTCAAGCGCAACTAGAACAACAGGGAAATATTCTCGCCCATGCCGATTTACAGATCGCATCCACGGCGATTCAATCTAATCTAGAACTGGTTACGGGTAATATTCAACATTTCGCCCGTGTAGAAGCTTTACGGATTAATTACACTCTCGTCCACGCCAGGGCATCTTCAGAAAATGTTCAGAGTTGA
- a CDS encoding type II toxin-antitoxin system Phd/YefM family antitoxin — MTKILSTAEVKARLSESIDLALQEGYVVITRYGKPVAALVSYEDIRQLQRLRSARQRGGLANLSENWEDSEELAEELHNILDERT; from the coding sequence ATGACAAAAATCCTCTCGACAGCCGAAGTGAAAGCGCGTCTTTCCGAATCGATCGATCTTGCTCTCCAAGAGGGCTACGTTGTCATCACCCGCTACGGCAAACCCGTGGCTGCCCTAGTGAGTTACGAAGATATCCGACAATTGCAACGACTGAGAAGCGCTCGTCAGAGGGGAGGGTTAGCGAATTTAAGCGAAAATTGGGAAGATTCAGAAGAATTAGCCGAAGAACTGCATAATATCTTGGACGAGAGAACCTGA